The genomic interval ACATATATGGGGCTAAATTTACAAAAAGATACTTTTAAAGATTCTAATATAAGAAGAGGGTTAAATTTAGCTATTGATAAAGAAGCTATCTTGGAAGTAGTTTTAAATGGAGAGGGAAAAATTGCTAACTCTCCAGTTGCTGAAGGAGTAAAAGGTCACAATCCAAATCTAAAAAATTTAGGATATGATAAAAATGAAGCTTCAAAACTTCTAGCACCTTTAAAAGATAAGATTCTTACTTTAGCTACAATGAGTAATAATATAGATATTCAAACTGCTGAAATTATTGCTGGATATTTAAATGATATTGGTGTTAATGTTCAAATAACTGTTTTAGAACCTAGTATTTATTGGGTTAAAACTAATAGTGGAGAGTTTGATATGTTTATAGGATCTTGGGGAAGTGTTACAGGAGATTCTGACTATGCTCTTTATCCAACTCACCACTCAAGTGCTTTTGGTGCTCCAGGAAATCGTACATTTTTTAGTGATGAAAAAGTTGATAAACTTTTAGAAGAGGCTAGAAGTACTTTAGATAAAAATAAAAGAGAAATAATCTATCAGCAAGTTCAAGAGATTATTGTAAATAATAATAGTGAAGTTATGCTATTTTATAGAGACTTAAATGGTGCACTTAATAAAAAAGTACAAGGCTTTGAAATGTATCCAATCCCAATACATGATTATTCTTTAGGAACTATTCATTAGAATGATGATTCAAATTAAAGGAAAGCATTTGACTTTATGGTATCTATGAGGTAATACATATGGTAATTAAGATAATAGAAGGGGTTGATACCATGATTATAGCTTATGAAAAATTAACTAACTCTTACAGAAATATTGTTAAAGAAAATCTATTCCATATTGGAGAGGGACTTATTCTAGATAGAGAGAATAATGTTTTACATAGATTTGAAAATATTAATGATATTACCTTAGATACTTTAAAAACACTTAATAAGCTTAAAGAGGAGATTGTTATAGTATATCCTTGCAATTTAAGAGATAGAAAAACGACTCTTGATGTCTGTGTAGAATCTTATGTAATTAGACATTATAACTTAGAAACTATATTTGATGCGATTCATGGCTGCCAGTGCACAAAGAGAAACATCAAACTTTTATGGAATGTGGACTTAAGACATTGTAATGTTTTCTTTTAAAAAATACAGTTAGATTACATTTTAATCCACAAAAAATCTTTTTTTACACAATTTAACATAGTGTGATTTAAATCACACTATGTTTTTTTATTTTTAATATAAAATGCTAGTATATCATTTAATTGAGGAGGAATATATGTTTTTTGAGGCAGTTGAAAAAGTTGCAAATGCAGGGGTTAGCAAATCTAATTTTTTAAAAAATAGTTTTGGAAAATACTTTGTCTTATCAACTTTTGCTGGATTTTTTGTTGGATTAGGAATTTTATTAATTTTCTCTATTGGTGGATTAGCAGCACCAGTTATTGGACCTTTAGGTGCTAGAACACTTATGGGAGCTTGCTTTGGAGTAGCACTGAGTTTAGTTATTATGTGTGGTAGTGAACTTTTTACTGGAAATAACTTTGTTATGACAATATCTACACTATCTAAAAAAACAACTTGGGCTGATACTATTAAACTTTGGGTTGTATGTTATTTTGGAAACTTAGCTGGATCTATTTTATGTGGATATTTATTCTCTCTAACAAATTTAACTGTTCACTTTGTTCCTGGAGCTGAAAGTGTTGGTAAATTTATGGGAACTATAGCCACACTAAAGGCTACAGCACCTTTCTGGGATCTATTTTATAGAGGAATACTTTGTAATATACTTGTTTGTTTAGCTGTTTGGTGTTCTATAAAAATGACATCTGAATCAGGTAAATTGATTATGATTTGGTGGTGTCTATTTGCTTTCATAACTGTTGGTTTAGAACACAGTATTGCAAACATGACTCTTTTCTCAGCATTAATGTTTAAAGAACCACAATTCTTTATGGGAATGATTGTTAACTTAATTCCAGTAACTTTAGGAAATATGCTTGGAGGAGTTGGATTAGGAGCAGCATACTATTACGTATCTAAAAAAGATTAATTTCAAAAGATTAATAAAAGGTATCTATTTTGTCAAAAATAAAATAGGTACCTTTTTTATTTTTAGTGATATAATATAATAATATTGTAATAAATAAAATCCCAGGAGGATATATGAATAAATTAACAGCAAAAGAAAATTTAATTCTAAAAAAATACTTTGGATATGATGAGTTTAGAAAGGGACAACATGATATCATTAAAAATATTTTACAAAGAAATGATACTCTAGCTATTATGCCAACAGGTGGTGGAAAATCTATATGTTTTCAAATACCAGCCTTAATTTTTGAAGGAGTTACTATTGTCATTTCTCCTTTAATATCACTTATGAAAGATCAAGTTGATGCTTTAAATGAAAATGGTATCCCTTCTGTATTTATAAATAGTAGTCTTTCAAATTCACAATGTGAGATTATTTATAATGCTCTTCTTTTTAATAAATACAAAATAATTTATATTGCACCTGAAAGATTAGAGAATTCTAGATTTTTATCAGTAATAAAAAATATTAATATATCTCAAATCGCTATTGACGAAGCTCATTGCATATCTCAGTGGGGACATGACTTTAGAGTTAGCTATAAAAACATTAAAAATTTTATCCAAGATATAAATAGTAATCCAGTAATATCAGCTTTTACAGCTACAGCTACTCCTGAAGTTACTGAAGATATTTTAGAAAGTTTAAATATTGAAGCAACTATATTTAAAAATGGATTTAAAAGAGATAATTTAAAGTTTTCTGTTTTCAAAAATGTAGATAACCTTAAATTTATAAAAAAATTTATTGAAGAACACCCTGAGGAAAGTGGAATAATATATACTTCTACAAGAAAAGAGTGTGAACAAATTTATGAATTTCTTTCTAAAGAAAAGAGTGTTGCTAAATATCACGCTGGTCTTTCTGATAATGAGAGAATGAGTAATCAAGAGGATTTTCTTTTAGATAGATGTAAAATAATTGTCGCAACCAATGCTTTTGGAATGGGTATTGATAAATCCAATGTAAGATGGGTTATTCATAATAACCTACCAAAAGATATTGAAAGTTATTATCAGGAAGCTGGTAGAGCCGGTAGAGATGGTCTTATTTCAAGTTGTATTCTACTTTATAATCCTAAAGATATTATTATTCAAAAATTATTCATTGAAAATGAAAATTTATCTCCAGAAATAGCTAAAGTTAGATACAGTAAACTTTCTGCTATGGAAAATTATACTAGAACTAACGGCTGTCTTATTGAATACATTGTAAACTATTTTGAAAATAAACCTTTGGCTGAGAACTGTGGAATGTGTGGAAATTGTGAAAATAAAGGTGAACTTATTGATATAACTATTGAAGCTCAAAAAATCATTTCATGTGTTGGAAGATTGAATAATAAATATGGCGCAAAGCTAATTTTAGATATTTTAAAAGGTTCTAACAACGCAAGAATTAGAGAAAATCGTTTAAATGAACAGTCTACATATGGGTGCTTAAAAGACAAATCCTCTAACTATATAAAAACAGTTATGGATTACCTTATAGGAAGTGATTTTATTGAAAGTACTGAGGGTAAATACCCACTTTTAAAATTAAAAGAGAGTGCTTATATTTTTATAAAATCTAAAGAAACTTTATCTATGAAAGTTTTAAGTAATGATAATGATTCTGTTATGAAAAAAGAAAAATTCAACGATAAAAAAACTTCTTTACCTCTTATTCCTGGTGGAGAACAGCTATTTAATCTTCTATCAGAATATAGAAGTAAAACTGCTCATGATAATCATGTTCCATCTTATATAATTTTTTCTGATAAAACTATTATTGATATTTGTAATTATAAACCTAAAGAAAAAGATGACCTTCTAAAAATAAATGGAATTGGTGAAGCTAAATTTGAAAAATACGGTAACGATATCCTTTCTATTGTAAATAACTATATAAAAAAATAATTTTTCAAACAATATATAAAGAGATAACTCCATTACATAATAAAGTTATCTCTTTTATTAATTTTATTTAAAAATCATTATCTGACTACTACTTCCAATTCTATATGGAATCATCCAAGTTCCCAATCCTGAACTTACATATGTATGTGTCTCTCCTATTTTTCTGTACCCACCAGAGTTTTCATACATATAATCTACTACTAAATTAAAAGGAAATAGTTGCCCTTTATGTGTATGACCTGACAAATATAAATCTACTTTTTCATTTCCTAACTCTTTTAAAGATTGAGGATTATGATCAATAACTATAACAGAACTTTTTTTATCGATATTTTTTAAAAGTTCATCTAACGATTTTCTCTTTTTATTATATCTATCATCTCTTCCTACAATTGTTATTCCTTCAATCTCTACTATTTCATCTCTTAAAATATTTATTCCAAGATTTTTTATATATTCAATATTTCCATCTATTCCACCATAGTATTCATGATTTCCTAAAACTAAATAAATTCCATGTTTAAAGTTCGTTTCATCAATTATACTTTTAATATCATCTGTTACACTCTTATATGAATTATCTAAAAAATCTCCACCTATAAGAACTAATTCAACATCCTCATTTTTCATTTTTTCAAAAGCTGTTTTTAATTTACTCCCATCAAATTTCCCATTTAAATGAACATCACTTATAAAAGCAAATTTTAAGTTTTTTTCATTTTTAATTATCTCTTTTGGTGTTTCATAATTTTCTACAGCAATATTTTTAAAGTTTTTATATCCTAAAATTGACAGAATACCTAAACTAAAAATCATAAAAACATGAAAACTCGTCTTTCTGTAACTAACCTCTTTTAATATATCAATTGAAAACATCTTAAAAACAAGGGCAATTGATAAAAGAATTAAAGCTCCAAATATTATATAGTTAAGATAAAATAGATAATGTCCTAAAAAAATTTCTAAAGATACACTCCTTTTATTTCGATAAAAATAAAAAAGAACAAAAGGTAAAAAAGTAAAAATTGGTATAAAAAGAAAATACCATAAGCTTCCATATATTTTATAAAAAATATACGCTACTCCTAATATAGGAAGTATTAATAATAGCAATCTTTGTAAAATCCAAATCATCGTTCCTCCATTTTAGTGAGCTAATTTTTAAACTGTAAAATATTATATCACTTAGAGTAAACTCTAAGTCAATAAAAAAACTGTAGATTGATTTTACTCCTTCTACAGTTTTATTCAGTTTAATTATTTACCAATATCATTTTCAGCACCAGAGTAGATAATTCCGTTCCAGTTAACCATATTTCTTTCAATTGCTACCTCTTCTAAGTTAACACCTTCTAATGCAAACTTTTTAAACTCATTGAATCCTGTTCTATCAACAATATATCCGATGTGTTCTTTTGGAAGTGCTCTGTTAATATATGTATCTACATATCTATATGTATTTTTAATAATTTTTATTATGCTCTCTTCATCAGCCCATAAAATCCAATCTTCAGCAAGTCTTGGATTTTTCTTTCCTGTTCTACCCATAATGGCAAGTCTATAATACTTTTTCTCATCTCTAACCCAAGATGATGTTGGACAGTTTAAAACACACTCTCCACACCCTATACATTTACTATGTTCTCTTATAACTGTATAGTTTTCTGCTCTTAAAGCACCTGTCGATAATCCTTTACATTTTTTTACACATGCTCCGCATGAAACACATCTCTCTTTTTCGTATAAAGGCATAGTCATTCCAATAATACCAAAGTCATGCATTCTTGCTTTGATACAATCATTGGGACATCCTGTTAAAGCAATTTTAAAATGGAAGTCATTAGGGAAAACTTCTTTTTCTATTTTTTTAGCAAAGTTTGTCGTATTATATTGAGCTTTAGGACAAACACTATTTCCAATACAAGCTGTTATATTTCTTGTTCCAGCTGCTGGATATCCATTTCCCTCTCCATTTGGTTGATTAATATCAAAACCATCAATTAAAACTTGAATCTCTTTATTTACTTCATCAATTTTTGTAATATCAATACCTTTAATTTCAAATCCTTGACGAGTTGTTATATGAACTTTTCCGTTTCCATATTTTGAAGCTATTTCAGAAACTTTTAAAAGTAGTTCTGCCGTTATCTCTCCACCAGGAACTCTAACTCTTAAAGCTGTTTTTTTTCTATCTTTTGTTATTCTATACGCATTTTTTGTAAAACTTTTTCTACTTAACTCTAAAGCCATGGTCTCCTCCTAATCTAAAAGCGTTTTAGCTTTTACATAATTAAATATAGGTCCTTCTAAACAAACATATGTTTCATCAATTTTACAATGTCCACACTTTCCTACAGCACAAGACATATTTCTTTCAAAAGAAACCCAAATTTTGTCCTCTGGAATTCCTAACTTTAAAAACTCTAATGCAGAGTATTTCATCATCATAGGAGGCCCTACTATAACAACTTCTAAATTATCAAAATTTTCATACATTTTTAGATGAGGAATATACTCAGTTACAAGTCCTACACATTCTCCATCAATTCCACAACCTTTATCTACAGTTAAAATCATTGGAGCTTTTTTTCTCCACTCATCTATCTCTTTTTTAAATAGAATAGATTCTTGATCTTTAAATCCAAAAATTAGCTCAATATTTGTATTCTCATCATCTATAAAATGCTTTATTAATGGTCTTACGGGAGCAGTTCCACTTCCACCAGCAACTACAATAACTCTTTTTCCAGAGTATGTCTCCATAGGGAAACAATTTCCATAAGCTCCTCTTAAAAATATTGAATCTCCTGGTTGAAGATTGAATATTGCATCAGTAACTTTTCCAACTTTTCTTATTAGAAACTCAATCCATTCCTCATCGTGATTATAATTAGCAACAGATATCGGTGCTTCTCCTACCATAGGAATAGATAGTTGTATAAATTGTCCTGGAGCTGGTTTTATAGTTGTTTTAACTTTAAATAACCACTCAATTGGACTCTCTTGAACTATTGATAAAATTTCTCCTCTTTCAGGCATATATATATTACTCATTATTATCACCTAACTTTTTAGATAGTTTATTTATACAGTTTATATAAGAGATATACTCTGGACAAGCATCGTCACATCTTCCACATCCAATACACATATGTGTTCCAAATCTTTTTTTATAATCAGATATTTTATGCATAACTTTAAATCTCATTCTGTCTCCAGATTTTTGTCTAAACTCATGTCCACCAGCCATAGTTGAAAACCCATCTACGTGGCAAGAAGCCCAAACTCTTCTTCTCTCTCCAGTTTTAGAGTTATCTCTATTAAAAATATCCTGAGTTGTAAAACAAGTGCAAGTAGGACAAACAAAATTACATCTTCCACACTTAATACATCTATCGTAATCTCTCCACATCTCATCATTTATAATATCTTCTAACTCTATATTTTCAGGAACTGTAACTTTTTCAACATTTTCTGTTACAAACTCCATTTGAAACTCTTCATCTTTTCCGTCATTAAAGAACTCGTTTAACTCTTCATCTTTTATATGAGTATAAACTGCACCATCTTTAAATGTAAGACCTAAGTTATAATTCTCTGTTGTATTTGTTCCCATTGAAGCGCAGAAACAGCTCTCCCATCCTTTTCCTGGGCAGCCAATAACTGCAAATTTAACCATTTTTTTTGCATCTGCATAATACTCATCTGCAAATTTGTTATTTAAATATATATTATCTACTCTTTCAATAGCATGAAGATCGCAACTTCTTAATAAAACTAAAGCTTTTTTTGTTCTTCCTTCTGGCTTTTTAAACTCATTTTCATTAAAGTAAAATATTGTTTGTCTTATAGGTAGTAGAATCTCTTTAGCTGAATAGTAACTTTTATCTTTTAGATTGATCTCTTCTAATTTAGTTATCTTCTCATATTTAACTAAATCAGTATCAGAGAACGTTCCTTTAAAAGGAAGTGTAACTGGAGCATAGATATCATACTCTTTTGATAAATTTAATAATGCTGTATTAAATTCATCATTTGTTAATAATTTTTTCATCTCTTCACCTCTTATACAACTGTTTTTATACTAGTATCTCATTCTATTACTTTATATAGAAAAAAATGTGTGACTCTAGTCACACATTTCTATATTGACAAAAAATAAATTTTTTTAAGATCAATTTGTAATCTTATTATTTTTCTCCTCTGAAAAGTTCAGTGATTCCCTTAATAAATACTCTAACATATTTATCTCCAGCTTCTCTGTAATTTTTATGATCTGGTCTTCTGAAAATTGCACTTAATTCTGATTCAGACATGTTAATTCCACCAGTCTTAAATGCATCTATCATATCCTCACTTCTAAAAGCTAAAGCAATCTTTAATTTTCTTAGGATGTAGTTATTTATATTTTTATTATTTGGTACTTCCTCAGTTTTTTCTGGAGCATTTTTTTGCGGTCCTCTTTTATAAGTTATAAGTCCACTTAAAAATACATCTAAAGTTTTATTGTTACAAGTTTTAAAGTTTTCATCTTCTGGCTTACTTAAAAGAGCTGTTAACTCTTCTAAAGAGATATTCATTCCTCCTAATTTGAAAACTTCCATCATAGCTTTATCATTTATTCTTAAAGCATATCTAACTCTTCTTAGAACGTCATTATTTGTCATTTGTTCCTCCTATTTTTTTTTAATTTTACTCATAATTATACCACAAATATAGGAGTATTCCTATTTTTTATTTTAACGTCTATAAAAATCTCTGATTTCTTTTTTTAAAATAAAAATTTGTCCATTTTCAACTTTTACAAGGCCTAACTCTTTAAGTTTTTTTATACCTCTTGAAACTGTTTCCCTATTAGTTCCTAACATATCTGCCAAATAGGTGTTATTTACTTTTACTGTAAAACCATGAAATTCCTTGTGTTCATATCCAAAATCTTTTGCTAACTTCCATAATTTTGCAGCAATTCTTTTATCCATAGAGATAGTTGTTGTATTTTTTAATTGTCTATATAATCGTTTTGTTTTTTTTGAAAGAGATTTTATCATTAAGATAGCTAAATCTGGATACTTTAAAATTAATCTTTTAAGCTCTTTTATTGGAATAATCATCACTTTAACATCAGTAAAAGCATCACAACTAACACTTGTCTTTTGTGATTCATCATATACCATAGTATCATTTAAAAATGAATCTTTTCCCAGCAAATAGATTATTTTTCTTTTTCCATCTGAATTATCTTTATATACTGTAACATTTCCACTAATAATGAAATATATATTTTCACAAAATGAGTGCTCTAAAAAAAGAGTTTCTCCCTGCTTAAACTCTTGGCATTGAGAAACTCTTAATAAATTATCTAAGCACTCCTTTGTTAATGAACTACTTAAGTAATCTTGATTCATAATTAGTATTTATTTGGATCAGCAGTTCCAGTTGTCACTAATTCAACACCTGAACTTGTTCCTAATCTTGTTACACCTAAAGATATATACTTCTCTGCAGTTGCTAAATCTCTTACTCCTCCAGCAGCTTTTAATTCAGCTTTATCTCCAACAATCTCTTTCATCAACATTATATCTTCAAAAGTAGCTCCACCTGTTCCAAAACCTGTTGATGTTTTTACAAAGTCAGCCTTTGCATCTAAACATAACTGAGTCGCTATTTTTTTCTCATTATCAGTTAAATAACAATTCTCTATTATTACCTTTAATACATTTGTTCCAATAGCTTCCTTAATAGCAGCTATTTCATTTTTAACATACTCTGTCTCACCAGCTTTTAACATTCCAATATTGATAACCATATCAATTTCAGATGCTCCATCTTCTATACAAGTTTTTGCTTCAAAAACTTTTGACTTTGTTGACATAGCTCCTAAAGGGAACCCAATTACAGCACAAACTTTAACATCTGTTCCTGCAAGTTCTTTTGCTGCTAATTCAACATAACATCCATTTACACAAACTGAAAAGAATTTATGCTCTTTAGCTTCTGCACATAATTTTATAATATCCTTTGGTTCTGTTGTAGCTTTTAATACTGTGTGATCAATATATTTACTTAAATTCATTTTTCCTCCTAAAATATTCTTTGTATTTATTATAACCCAATATTAGATAAAATTTCTAGAATTACTTTATTTTTTTCCACTTTTTCATCCACTATTGTATAAGCACCTTCTAAAAATCTAATAGATGACTCTAAATTTTTATCATTGTGTTGAACAAAAGCTAAAACTTCTCCTGCTTCAACATAGTCTCCAACTTTTTTAGTTAATAGAACTCCAACAGAATGATCAATTATATCATCTTTAGTTGCTCTTCCAGCTCCTAAAACCATTGCAGCCTTTCCAATCTCTTCTGCTTCAATCTTAGAAATCCATCCTGATTTTTTAGATTTAAATTCATATTCTGATTTAAACTTTGGAAGTAATGTATAATCATCAACTAATTTTGGATTTCCTCCCGCTGCTTCTATGAAATCTTTTAAGTGTTGAATTGCAGCTCCATTTTTTATAACTTCTGCTACTTTTTCTTTACCCTCTTCCAAAGAATTTACATCCCCTTTAATTTGAAGAGCAGTTGCAACTATTGTTTCTACAAGCTCAGTAAAATCCTTTGGACCTCTTCCTTTTAAAGTTTCAATCGCTTCTATTATTTCATTGGCATTTCCAACAGCATATCCAAGTGGTTGATCCATATCTGTTAGTAAAGTTACCACTTTTCTATCAAAAGAATCTCCAATATCAATCATAGTTTTTGCTAACTCTTCGGCTGTTTTTAAGTTTTTCATAAATGCACCAGAACCAACTTTAACATCTAAAATGATTCCATCAGCATAAACTGCTAACTTTTTACTCATAATAGAACTTGCTATTAAAGGTATACTTGATACTGTTGCAGTTACATCTCTAAGAGAATATAATTTTTTATCTAAAGGAACTATTGTATCTGAATAACCCATAATACCTGTTCCAACTTTATTTACCATTTTTACCAATTCATCTCTTGTTTCTGGAAAAACAAAACCAGGAATAGCTTCAAATTTATCTATTGTTCCTCCAGTATGTCCAAGACCTCTTCCAGAAAGCTTTGCAGTTCCTATATTAAAAGCTGCAAATAATCCCGCTAAAGCGATAGTAGTTTTATCTCCTACTCCTCCTGTTGAATGTTTATCAATTAAAAACTTTTCTATTCCATCAAACTTTATAACTTCCCCACTATTCATCATAAGTTCTGTAAATACTTTTAATTCATCTTTTGTCATTCCATTAAAATAAACTGCCATTAGAAACGAAGACATTTGATAATCAGGAACTTTATTTTGTAAATACTCTCCTAATAAGAAGCTCATCTCTTCAGATGTTAACTCAATATTGTCTCTCTTTTTTTGAATAATATCTACCGCTCTCATACTCCACCTC from Cetobacterium somerae carries:
- a CDS encoding Crp/Fnr family transcriptional regulator — encoded protein: MNQDYLSSSLTKECLDNLLRVSQCQEFKQGETLFLEHSFCENIYFIISGNVTVYKDNSDGKRKIIYLLGKDSFLNDTMVYDESQKTSVSCDAFTDVKVMIIPIKELKRLILKYPDLAILMIKSLSKKTKRLYRQLKNTTTISMDKRIAAKLWKLAKDFGYEHKEFHGFTVKVNNTYLADMLGTNRETVSRGIKKLKELGLVKVENGQIFILKKEIRDFYRR
- the asrB gene encoding anaerobic sulfite reductase subunit AsrB gives rise to the protein MSNIYMPERGEILSIVQESPIEWLFKVKTTIKPAPGQFIQLSIPMVGEAPISVANYNHDEEWIEFLIRKVGKVTDAIFNLQPGDSIFLRGAYGNCFPMETYSGKRVIVVAGGSGTAPVRPLIKHFIDDENTNIELIFGFKDQESILFKKEIDEWRKKAPMILTVDKGCGIDGECVGLVTEYIPHLKMYENFDNLEVVIVGPPMMMKYSALEFLKLGIPEDKIWVSFERNMSCAVGKCGHCKIDETYVCLEGPIFNYVKAKTLLD
- the asrA gene encoding anaerobic sulfite reductase subunit AsrA — encoded protein: MKKLLTNDEFNTALLNLSKEYDIYAPVTLPFKGTFSDTDLVKYEKITKLEEINLKDKSYYSAKEILLPIRQTIFYFNENEFKKPEGRTKKALVLLRSCDLHAIERVDNIYLNNKFADEYYADAKKMVKFAVIGCPGKGWESCFCASMGTNTTENYNLGLTFKDGAVYTHIKDEELNEFFNDGKDEEFQMEFVTENVEKVTVPENIELEDIINDEMWRDYDRCIKCGRCNFVCPTCTCFTTQDIFNRDNSKTGERRRVWASCHVDGFSTMAGGHEFRQKSGDRMRFKVMHKISDYKKRFGTHMCIGCGRCDDACPEYISYINCINKLSKKLGDNNE
- a CDS encoding thymidine phosphorylase, with the protein product MRAVDIIQKKRDNIELTSEEMSFLLGEYLQNKVPDYQMSSFLMAVYFNGMTKDELKVFTELMMNSGEVIKFDGIEKFLIDKHSTGGVGDKTTIALAGLFAAFNIGTAKLSGRGLGHTGGTIDKFEAIPGFVFPETRDELVKMVNKVGTGIMGYSDTIVPLDKKLYSLRDVTATVSSIPLIASSIMSKKLAVYADGIILDVKVGSGAFMKNLKTAEELAKTMIDIGDSFDRKVVTLLTDMDQPLGYAVGNANEIIEAIETLKGRGPKDFTELVETIVATALQIKGDVNSLEEGKEKVAEVIKNGAAIQHLKDFIEAAGGNPKLVDDYTLLPKFKSEYEFKSKKSGWISKIEAEEIGKAAMVLGAGRATKDDIIDHSVGVLLTKKVGDYVEAGEVLAFVQHNDKNLESSIRFLEGAYTIVDEKVEKNKVILEILSNIGL
- a CDS encoding YehS family protein; amino-acid sequence: MTNNDVLRRVRYALRINDKAMMEVFKLGGMNISLEELTALLSKPEDENFKTCNNKTLDVFLSGLITYKRGPQKNAPEKTEEVPNNKNINNYILRKLKIALAFRSEDMIDAFKTGGINMSESELSAIFRRPDHKNYREAGDKYVRVFIKGITELFRGEK
- the recQ gene encoding DNA helicase RecQ, with translation MNKLTAKENLILKKYFGYDEFRKGQHDIIKNILQRNDTLAIMPTGGGKSICFQIPALIFEGVTIVISPLISLMKDQVDALNENGIPSVFINSSLSNSQCEIIYNALLFNKYKIIYIAPERLENSRFLSVIKNINISQIAIDEAHCISQWGHDFRVSYKNIKNFIQDINSNPVISAFTATATPEVTEDILESLNIEATIFKNGFKRDNLKFSVFKNVDNLKFIKKFIEEHPEESGIIYTSTRKECEQIYEFLSKEKSVAKYHAGLSDNERMSNQEDFLLDRCKIIVATNAFGMGIDKSNVRWVIHNNLPKDIESYYQEAGRAGRDGLISSCILLYNPKDIIIQKLFIENENLSPEIAKVRYSKLSAMENYTRTNGCLIEYIVNYFENKPLAENCGMCGNCENKGELIDITIEAQKIISCVGRLNNKYGAKLILDILKGSNNARIRENRLNEQSTYGCLKDKSSNYIKTVMDYLIGSDFIESTEGKYPLLKLKESAYIFIKSKETLSMKVLSNDNDSVMKKEKFNDKKTSLPLIPGGEQLFNLLSEYRSKTAHDNHVPSYIIFSDKTIIDICNYKPKEKDDLLKINGIGEAKFEKYGNDILSIVNNYIKK
- a CDS encoding formate/nitrite transporter family protein, translating into MFFEAVEKVANAGVSKSNFLKNSFGKYFVLSTFAGFFVGLGILLIFSIGGLAAPVIGPLGARTLMGACFGVALSLVIMCGSELFTGNNFVMTISTLSKKTTWADTIKLWVVCYFGNLAGSILCGYLFSLTNLTVHFVPGAESVGKFMGTIATLKATAPFWDLFYRGILCNILVCLAVWCSIKMTSESGKLIMIWWCLFAFITVGLEHSIANMTLFSALMFKEPQFFMGMIVNLIPVTLGNMLGGVGLGAAYYYVSKKD
- the deoC gene encoding deoxyribose-phosphate aldolase, with the protein product MNLSKYIDHTVLKATTEPKDIIKLCAEAKEHKFFSVCVNGCYVELAAKELAGTDVKVCAVIGFPLGAMSTKSKVFEAKTCIEDGASEIDMVINIGMLKAGETEYVKNEIAAIKEAIGTNVLKVIIENCYLTDNEKKIATQLCLDAKADFVKTSTGFGTGGATFEDIMLMKEIVGDKAELKAAGGVRDLATAEKYISLGVTRLGTSSGVELVTTGTADPNKY
- a CDS encoding metallophosphoesterase — protein: MIWILQRLLLLILPILGVAYIFYKIYGSLWYFLFIPIFTFLPFVLFYFYRNKRSVSLEIFLGHYLFYLNYIIFGALILLSIALVFKMFSIDILKEVSYRKTSFHVFMIFSLGILSILGYKNFKNIAVENYETPKEIIKNEKNLKFAFISDVHLNGKFDGSKLKTAFEKMKNEDVELVLIGGDFLDNSYKSVTDDIKSIIDETNFKHGIYLVLGNHEYYGGIDGNIEYIKNLGINILRDEIVEIEGITIVGRDDRYNKKRKSLDELLKNIDKKSSVIVIDHNPQSLKELGNEKVDLYLSGHTHKGQLFPFNLVVDYMYENSGGYRKIGETHTYVSSGLGTWMIPYRIGSSSQIMIFK
- the asrC gene encoding sulfite reductase subunit C, encoding MALELSRKSFTKNAYRITKDRKKTALRVRVPGGEITAELLLKVSEIASKYGNGKVHITTRQGFEIKGIDITKIDEVNKEIQVLIDGFDINQPNGEGNGYPAAGTRNITACIGNSVCPKAQYNTTNFAKKIEKEVFPNDFHFKIALTGCPNDCIKARMHDFGIIGMTMPLYEKERCVSCGACVKKCKGLSTGALRAENYTVIREHSKCIGCGECVLNCPTSSWVRDEKKYYRLAIMGRTGKKNPRLAEDWILWADEESIIKIIKNTYRYVDTYINRALPKEHIGYIVDRTGFNEFKKFALEGVNLEEVAIERNMVNWNGIIYSGAENDIGK